One genomic window of Campylobacter curvus includes the following:
- the motB gene encoding flagellar motor protein MotB: protein MGKKCKKQECPAGEKWAVPYADFLSLLLALFIALYAISAANTEKVKALKTEFIKIFDYPASKTTDNIVSQGNKESNAKNDAKSQLEQLKATNAEQEQTIKELKAMLDQSEGQISLDMPDGVTFKAGETQVTDQNSIEFIKTTAKIANKLPQNISVEIRGYAGGSANGMESFELGYKRAMSVAQILADDGLDASRMRVVSYGNEPAPKSVSGSDSNRVQIFFKVDKNDTKTQKSVLDALKGLQ from the coding sequence ATGGGTAAAAAATGTAAAAAACAAGAGTGTCCTGCCGGTGAGAAATGGGCCGTTCCTTATGCGGACTTCCTCTCTCTTTTACTCGCGCTTTTTATCGCGCTCTACGCCATATCGGCTGCAAATACCGAGAAGGTCAAGGCTTTAAAGACTGAATTTATTAAAATTTTTGATTATCCGGCGAGTAAAACTACCGACAACATCGTCTCTCAAGGCAACAAAGAATCAAATGCCAAAAACGATGCCAAATCACAGCTCGAGCAGCTAAAAGCCACCAATGCCGAACAAGAGCAGACCATAAAAGAGCTAAAAGCGATGCTGGATCAAAGCGAGGGGCAAATTTCACTTGATATGCCAGATGGTGTCACTTTTAAAGCCGGCGAGACGCAAGTGACGGATCAAAATTCCATCGAATTTATAAAAACGACGGCCAAGATAGCAAATAAATTGCCTCAAAATATCTCCGTCGAGATCAGAGGCTACGCCGGCGGCTCGGCAAACGGGATGGAAAGCTTTGAGCTAGGATATAAACGAGCCATGAGCGTCGCTCAAATTTTAGCTGATGATGGCTTGGACGCCTCTAGGATGCGCGTCGTCTCATACGGCAACGAACCCGCTCCAAAGAGTGTCTCGGGCAGTGACAGCAACAGAGTCCAGATATTTTTTAAAGTCGATAAAAACGATACTAAGACGCAAAAATCCGTCCTTGACGCTTTAAAAGGGCTGCAATAA